The region TATACTCGCTTTTGTTGTAATCATATTCGCGATACTTGCTGAAACTGGAAGAACACCTTTTGATGTTCAGGAGGCTGAAGCTGAACTTGTTGGTGGTTATGTTACTGAGTACACAGGAATGAAGTTTGGTCTTTTCCCTCTTGCCGAGTGGTATATAGCAACATTTGTACTTAGTGCTATTGCTGTTATACTCTTCTTTGGTGGATGGCAGCCTTTACCTTTAATGGGATGGCTTCCAATACCTGATATTATCTGGTTCTTTATAAAAGTATTCCTTCTGTTTATGTTCTTCCTCTGGGTTCACTGGACACTGCCAAGATACAGGGTTGATCAGATAACAGAGCTTGCATGGAAGGTTATGCTTCCTTTAGCTCTTGCAAATATACTTGTTGTAGCACTCTGGATAATCTTCATAGGATAGGATGGTAAAGATAAAGTACGTGGAAAGACCTGAGCTTACAAATAGGGAAAGGATATTTTTTGTTGATTTTATAAAGGGTATGAGAGTAACATTCAGAAATCTTTTGAGGAAGACTGTTACAACAGCATTTCCTTTTGAAAAATTAACTCCTCCAAAAAGATTCAGAGGAACACACGCCCACAGAGTTAAAAATGGAAAGGAACCACCATCTTTTAAGGTTATTGAGAAATTTATGGATATAGATACCGGTGAGAGCAGATGTGTTGCGTGCTATATGTGTATGCAGGCATGTCCTGTTCCATTTCTATTTAACATAGAGGCTGTCCAGCTTCCAGACGGAAGAAAGAAGGTTGTAAGATTTGATATGAACCTTTTAAACTGCATGTACTGTGGGCTCTGTACGGAAGCATGTCCCGTTGACTGTCTTATCATGACTGACATATATGAGACAGCATCTTACCACAGGGCTTCCTGTGTTTTACATATAGATGATATGGCGAAAAGAGGTATTGATTTTGATAGAAGAAGGTATGATGAACCTGATAGAATCTGGATAGATGACGATCAAAGATCTAAGTTATGGGGGCAGATTAAATGGAGTTAAACACGGTAGCTTTTTATACCTTTTCAACACTTGCTATTTTATCAGCTGTAGGTGTTGTATTTTTTAAGAACATTATCTATGCGGTTCTCTCTCTCATATCAACATTAATAATGGTTTCAGGTCTCTTCTTCACAATGGGAGCAGAGCTTATAGGAGGTCTGCAGATACTCATATATGCCGTTGCCATTGTTGTATTTTATGTTCTTGTTATATCAACAGTCCCGGAGTTTAAGGGAAGATCTGTAGATCCAAAGTATATGCTCACGTCTATTCCTGTTGGATTTCTCATATTTATTGAGCTTGCCTATGTATCCCTTTACGGAGCATGGGAAGCTAATAAAGGTATTTTCACACCTGAGGTTGTTAATGAGGTAGGTAATGTTAAGGCTGTTGCAACAATGCTTTTCACAAAGTATCTCTTCCCATTTGAGGTTGCGTCACTTATTCTCCTTGTTGCTATGATAGGGGCAATCCTTATAGGTAGAAAAGATCATGTAATAGATGAGGAGGCTGAAGGGTAATGGTTCCTTACGAGTATTATGTTGTTTTAAGTGGTCTTCTAATGGTTCTCGGGCTTATAGGTATCATAATCAGGAAAAATCTTATAGCTATGCTTTTATCCACAGAGCTTATGCTTAACGCTGTAAATATTGCCTTCGTTGCCTTTGATATGAAACTTTACGATGTTTCAGGTCAGGTTTTTGTTTTCTTCATTCTTACAATAGCTGCAGCCGAAGCTGCTGTTGGTCTTGGTCTTATTATGGCTATTTACAGACTTAGAAAAGATGTTGATGTTAACACACTCACAGAACTAAAACTATAGGAAGAGGAGCGAGATGGAGTATTTATGGATTATACCTTTTTCTCCACTGATAGCATTTATAATACTTGGTCTTTTTGGATATAAGTTTTTCAGAGAACCTTTAGCCGGTATTATAGCTGTTGGGGCCGTTGCTTTATCTGCTGTTGTCTCTGTTATAGGTTTTATTAATGTTGCCTCAACAGGTGAACACCATGTTTTGAAACTTTTTACATGGATGCCACTGGGGGATTATGAGATCTCCGTAAGTATTCTCTGGGATCCTCTTTCTGCGTTAATGACATGTGTCGTGACGGTGATATCAACATTTATATTCCTTTTCGCTGTAGGTTATATGAGAAATGAGCCTTCATACCCAAGGTTCTTTGCTTATCTATCTTTATTCGTATTTTTCATGCTGATGTTAACACTTTCAGATAACCTTGTTCAGCTCTTCTTTGGATGGGAAGGTGTTGGTCTTGCTTCATACCTCCTTATCGGTTTTTACCACCACAAAAACTCAGCGGCAGATGCTGCCTTTGAGTCATTTATAACAAACAGGGTTGGTGACTGGCTGTTCTTAACAGGTCTTATACTTGCATTTGTAACATTTGGAACACTTGATTATATAGATATCTTCAACCAGTTACCTGAGGTTGGGTACTGGACCATAACGATAATAGCACTTCTACTTTTCGGTGGTGCTGTTGGTAAATCAGCTCAGATAGGGCTCCATATATGGTTGCCTAACGCTATGGAAGGTCCAACACCTGTTTCAGCTTTGATCCACGCTGCTACAATGGTTGCAGCAGGTGTGTATATGGTATCAAGACTTATGCCTATATTCTCCGCTTCTGATATAGCACTTGATACAGTTCTTTTTGTTGGGGTTGCATCAGCGTTTATAGCTGCAACTATGGGACTTGTTCAGAACGATATTAAGAGAATTATCGCTTACTCAACGATGTCACAGCTTGGATATATGTTTGCTGCTGAAGGTTTAGGTCTTTTCAGTGAAGGGATGTTCCATCTTGCTTCCCACGCTGTTTTTAAAGCTCTCCTATTCCTTGCAGCAGGTAGTGTTTTAATAGGTATTCACCATATACTTAATGTCCAGAAGATGGGACAGCTAAGAAAGTATATGCCTATAACGGCTGTTACATTCCTTATAGGTGCTCTTGCACTTGCAGGGATACCACCTTTTGCAGGTTTCTTCTCAAAGGATCCTATTATTGAAGGTGCATACGAGATATCAAAGCTTGCATGGTTCTTCCTCTGGTTTGGTGCAGCTTTAACGGCATTTTATATATTCAGACTTTACTTCCTTGCATTTGAGAATGGGGACAGACTTGATCCTCATATAAAGGAACATGTTAAAGAGTCTCCGTGGACTATGACTGTTCCACTTGTTGTTCTTGCAACAGGTGCTGTTTTCCTTGGATTTTTCAAGGATTTCTTTGGAAACTTCCTCAAACCTTCACTTGATCCACAACATATGACATTTTTAAAAGAAGATGTGAGAATCTTTGTTGAAGAAGGTCTTTCAAGGGCTCACCATGTTCATATGGCTGAAGATGCATGGCATTTTATGACACACTCACTATCCTCACCTTTAGGACTTCTTCTGCTGTTTACAGCAATTGGTGGTATATTCTTCGCCTGGGTTATGTATCAGATCAGACTTATCAGTCCTTCAAAGGTTGCAAGGGATTTCAAACCTCTATACCTGCTTCTTTACAACAGATGGTACTTTGATTTCATATACTATGCGATATTCGTTTACGGTTACTACAGATTCTCAAAGATACTCTGGTGGATAGGTGATAAGTTCATAATTGATGGAATCGTTGATGGAACTGGAAAGGTCTCTCTCGCAACAGGTGGTGGTGTGAGACTTATACAGACTGGAAGGATAAGTGCATATGTGATGCAGATGGCTGTAGGAATAATGATATTCCTTGGAATATTCTTACTCTTTAAGTAGGGGGCTGTAGAATGAATGTAGAGTTTGTATCGGCTGGATTTCCGCTGATTACTTTAAGTATAGTGATTCCTGTAGTTGCGGCAGCACTGCTGTTTGTGTTGAAAGAAGAGCTTGCAAAACCTGTAAGTATAATAACATCAGCTATAGTTTTTCTGATCTCAACATTTATGCTTTTTGCATACGATTACAGCTCATATAAGATCCAGTTTTATGAGAAGTATACATGGATACCACAGCTTGGTGTAAGTTATGAGGTTGGTGTGGATGCTCTCAGTTTAACAATGGTATGGCTGACAGCTCTTGCTTTCCTCGTGTCTTTCATCTGGAGTACAAATATACAGAAAAGGATAAAGGAGTACTTCATATCATTTCTTATACTTGAAGCTGCCTGTATAGGTGTTTTTGTTTCATGGGATCTTGTATGGTTTTATATATTCTGGGAAGCGATGCTCATTCCTATGTTCCTCATTATAGGTATATGGGGATATGCTGAGAGAATATACGCAGCTACAAAGTTCTTTATTTATACATTCTTCGGTTCCCTTTTCCTTCTTATCGGTGTTATAGGAATGTACATATACCAGTATTTCAATAAGGATGTGCTTTCAACAAGCTATTTTGATCTTGTAAACCTTAACCTTCCGTTTAATCTTGAGATAATATTCTTCCTCTTACTTGCACTTGGTTTTGCTATCAAGGTTCCTATGTGGCCTTTCCATACGTGGCTTCCAGCTGCTCACGTTCAGGCTCCAACGGCAGGTTCTGTTATACTTGCAGCGGTATTGCTTAAGATGGGAACTTACGGTTTTGTAAGATTCTCTCTACCATGGTTCCCTGAGGCTTCAAAATACTTTGTTCCCGTAATGTTCACACTTGGTGTTATAGCTATTATATACACAGCTATGATGGCATTATCACAGACTCATATAAAGAGAATAATAGCTTACTCATCTGTCTCCCATATGGGGTTTGTTACAATCGGTACGTTTGCACTTAATATGGAAGGTATGAACGGTGCGATAATAACTATGATCTCACACGGGTTTACATCAGCTGCATTATTCCTTGCGGCAGGTTATATATACGACAGGGTTCATTCTTACGAACTTAAAGATCTTGGAGGTCTTGCCAAGTTTATGCCTGTCTTCGCAACACTTTTTATGATATCAGCTATGGCATCAGCAGGACTGCCAGGTCTTTCAGGATTCGTTGGTGAGTTTCTATCACTGGTTGGAACATTCAAGGCAAGTGTGTTAACAGCCGTTTTAGCTGGTCTCAGTCTGATTGTTGGTGCCGGTTACACACTCTGGCTTTACCATAAATCTATGTTTAAGGAGAGCCTTTTAACACCTGAGAAGATACATAGATGGGAGAAACTCAAAGATATGAACAGTTTTGAGCTTGCATCTTTTGTTCCCCTTGTGATAATGATGTTTGTTCTCGGTATATACCCTGCATGGTGGATAAAATTAATAGAAACTACTTCTGCAGCTATTCTCTCAAAGATAATAGGAGGCTAAGGGATGTCAATATTACAGCAATTAGTTTCAGGAATTGGTGTTCCTAACTTTGGAGTTATACTTCCGGAGATTATCATACTTATAACAGCTTTTATACTACTCGTTGTTGAACTGCTGATAAGAAGCAGGGTTGTTATATCAGCAATAACAGTTACAGGTCTTATCTTAGCTGCAGCTTCTGTATTTTTAATAAAGAAGGGAGATGTTACATTTTACGGACTTTATGTTGTTGATATGTTCTCACTTATATTCAAACTTTTCCTGATACTTACAACACTTTTTGTTGTTATAAATCTGAAACCTTATCTTGATTCTAAAAAATCATACTACGGTGAGTACTACTATATTATTCTTTTTGCCCTTATAGGTATGATGATAATGGTCTCTTCACCAAACCTTGTAACATTCTATATAGGACTTGAGCTTTCTGCTGTTTCCATATACATACTTGCAGGTACATTCAGAAAGGATTACAGATCAAAGGAAGGTGCATTTAAGTATCTGATAATGGGTGGTATGGGGACGGCTATAATAAGTTATGCTATAGCTCTCATATACGGAAGAACAGGATCATTTGATTTCTATACAATAGCATCACTTATAAACAGTAACAATATTGATGTTGGAATTTCAGGAGCTTTAATTCTTCTTATAATAGGTCTTGCTCTTAAGGCTGCTGCTGTTCCTTTCCATTTCTGGACACCTGACGCTTACGAAGGAGCTCCAACACCTATAACAGCTTTTATGGCGGTTGCTGCCAAGATAGCAACATTTGCTGTTATACTGAGGGTTATGGTTGAGGCTTTCCCATTTATATCAAAGGAGTGGAGCTTTGCATGGGCTATACTTGCAGCAGCTTCAATGATAATAGGTAATATCATAGCTCTGAGACAGGAAAATGTTAAAAGGATGCTTGCTTACTCATCAGTTGCACACACAGGTTATATCCTTGCTGCTATCGCTGCTCCTACAGGAATGGGATTTTCAGCACTTATCTTTTACTCTCTGATATACATATTCATGGGAATAGGTGGATTTATACTCCTCTCTGCTTTAGAGAAGAACCACAACTGGTCTAACCATATAGATGATTTTAAAGGACTCGCTAAAAGAAGTCCTATGATGGCTCTCTTTATGCTTATATTTATGTTCTCAATGCTTGGTATACCGCCTACAGTGGGATTTATGGGTAAGTTAGGAGTGTTCCTCGCTCTTATCGGTTCAGATATATGGTGGCTTGCTGTTACACTTGTTGTTATGAGTATAGTGTCTGCAGGTTACTATCTGAGGGTTGTTATATACATGTACATGTATGAACCTGTATCAAAGGCAAGACTTAACTTTGCTATGACAGAGATGTTTACTGTGGCATTTATGGCTGTTTTTGTTCTTATACTCGGAATATATCCTACAGTTTTCTGGGGAATATCAACAACATTAAGCTCATTACTTATAGCAGGTATTGGTAGATAAATGAGAGGGGAGGTCTATGTTTTGTCTTCTCCGGCTGGAGGGGGCAAAACAACCCTTTCTAATCTTCTTTTAAAAGAGATACCTAACCTGAAAAAGATAGTCACATGCACAACAAGAAAACCCCGTCCCGGAGAAAAAAACGGTATTGATTATATATTCCTGACAAAAGAACAGTTTGAAGAAAAGATAAAAAAAGGAGAGTTTTTAGAGTATGCTGTGGTTCACGGGAATTATTACGGAACACCTAAGGATCAGGTTTTTTCACAGATAGACAATGGTAATGATGTTCTTCTTGTTATAGATGTTCAG is a window of Persephonella marina EX-H1 DNA encoding:
- the nuoL gene encoding NADH-quinone oxidoreductase subunit L, with translation MEYLWIIPFSPLIAFIILGLFGYKFFREPLAGIIAVGAVALSAVVSVIGFINVASTGEHHVLKLFTWMPLGDYEISVSILWDPLSALMTCVVTVISTFIFLFAVGYMRNEPSYPRFFAYLSLFVFFMLMLTLSDNLVQLFFGWEGVGLASYLLIGFYHHKNSAADAAFESFITNRVGDWLFLTGLILAFVTFGTLDYIDIFNQLPEVGYWTITIIALLLFGGAVGKSAQIGLHIWLPNAMEGPTPVSALIHAATMVAAGVYMVSRLMPIFSASDIALDTVLFVGVASAFIAATMGLVQNDIKRIIAYSTMSQLGYMFAAEGLGLFSEGMFHLASHAVFKALLFLAAGSVLIGIHHILNVQKMGQLRKYMPITAVTFLIGALALAGIPPFAGFFSKDPIIEGAYEISKLAWFFLWFGAALTAFYIFRLYFLAFENGDRLDPHIKEHVKESPWTMTVPLVVLATGAVFLGFFKDFFGNFLKPSLDPQHMTFLKEDVRIFVEEGLSRAHHVHMAEDAWHFMTHSLSSPLGLLLLFTAIGGIFFAWVMYQIRLISPSKVARDFKPLYLLLYNRWYFDFIYYAIFVYGYYRFSKILWWIGDKFIIDGIVDGTGKVSLATGGGVRLIQTGRISAYVMQMAVGIMIFLGIFLLFK
- the nuoK gene encoding NADH-quinone oxidoreductase subunit NuoK; the encoded protein is MVPYEYYVVLSGLLMVLGLIGIIIRKNLIAMLLSTELMLNAVNIAFVAFDMKLYDVSGQVFVFFILTIAAAEAAVGLGLIMAIYRLRKDVDVNTLTELKL
- a CDS encoding complex I subunit 4 family protein produces the protein MNVEFVSAGFPLITLSIVIPVVAAALLFVLKEELAKPVSIITSAIVFLISTFMLFAYDYSSYKIQFYEKYTWIPQLGVSYEVGVDALSLTMVWLTALAFLVSFIWSTNIQKRIKEYFISFLILEAACIGVFVSWDLVWFYIFWEAMLIPMFLIIGIWGYAERIYAATKFFIYTFFGSLFLLIGVIGMYIYQYFNKDVLSTSYFDLVNLNLPFNLEIIFFLLLALGFAIKVPMWPFHTWLPAAHVQAPTAGSVILAAVLLKMGTYGFVRFSLPWFPEASKYFVPVMFTLGVIAIIYTAMMALSQTHIKRIIAYSSVSHMGFVTIGTFALNMEGMNGAIITMISHGFTSAALFLAAGYIYDRVHSYELKDLGGLAKFMPVFATLFMISAMASAGLPGLSGFVGEFLSLVGTFKASVLTAVLAGLSLIVGAGYTLWLYHKSMFKESLLTPEKIHRWEKLKDMNSFELASFVPLVIMMFVLGIYPAWWIKLIETTSAAILSKIIGG
- a CDS encoding NADH-quinone oxidoreductase subunit J family protein yields the protein MELNTVAFYTFSTLAILSAVGVVFFKNIIYAVLSLISTLIMVSGLFFTMGAELIGGLQILIYAVAIVVFYVLVISTVPEFKGRSVDPKYMLTSIPVGFLIFIELAYVSLYGAWEANKGIFTPEVVNEVGNVKAVATMLFTKYLFPFEVASLILLVAMIGAILIGRKDHVIDEEAEG
- a CDS encoding NuoI/complex I 23 kDa subunit family protein, with product MVKIKYVERPELTNRERIFFVDFIKGMRVTFRNLLRKTVTTAFPFEKLTPPKRFRGTHAHRVKNGKEPPSFKVIEKFMDIDTGESRCVACYMCMQACPVPFLFNIEAVQLPDGRKKVVRFDMNLLNCMYCGLCTEACPVDCLIMTDIYETASYHRASCVLHIDDMAKRGIDFDRRRYDEPDRIWIDDDQRSKLWGQIKWS
- a CDS encoding NADH-quinone oxidoreductase subunit N, with product MSILQQLVSGIGVPNFGVILPEIIILITAFILLVVELLIRSRVVISAITVTGLILAAASVFLIKKGDVTFYGLYVVDMFSLIFKLFLILTTLFVVINLKPYLDSKKSYYGEYYYIILFALIGMMIMVSSPNLVTFYIGLELSAVSIYILAGTFRKDYRSKEGAFKYLIMGGMGTAIISYAIALIYGRTGSFDFYTIASLINSNNIDVGISGALILLIIGLALKAAAVPFHFWTPDAYEGAPTPITAFMAVAAKIATFAVILRVMVEAFPFISKEWSFAWAILAAASMIIGNIIALRQENVKRMLAYSSVAHTGYILAAIAAPTGMGFSALIFYSLIYIFMGIGGFILLSALEKNHNWSNHIDDFKGLAKRSPMMALFMLIFMFSMLGIPPTVGFMGKLGVFLALIGSDIWWLAVTLVVMSIVSAGYYLRVVIYMYMYEPVSKARLNFAMTEMFTVAFMAVFVLILGIYPTVFWGISTTLSSLLIAGIGR